One Candidatus Sulfurimonas baltica DNA segment encodes these proteins:
- the pckA gene encoding phosphoenolpyruvate carboxykinase (ATP) has translation MKLVELEAIGLKNVGNVYHNLSYEELIQHELDNNECALTKKGATAVDTGIFTGRSPKDKYFVDREPSNKHIAWGDINKKISSEIFDELLIIAQEQLSNKDIYVTDVFCGASAASKRSVRFVSEIAWQSHFVKNMFIRPEPPELEVFKSDFTVLNACKAVNDKWKEHGMNSEVFVLFDVERNIAIIGGTWYGGEMKKGIFSMMNYWLPLENKLPMHCSANVGKDGDTALFFGLSGTGKTTLSTDPHRALIGDDEHGWDNYGVFNFEGGCYAKVINLDGNSEPEIYNAIRTDALLENVVMYGEGEVDYEDSSKTENTRVSYPIEHIENHEPTLHAGHPKNIIFLTADAFGVLPPVSKLTKEQAMYYFLSGYTAKVAGTERGITEPVATFSACFGEAFLPLHPTEYAKLLGKKIDEHGSNVYLVNTGWTGGIYGVGHRMSIKDTRACINAILDGSIQNSEFDTTKTFRLHVPRTLGGLNPEILNPRNAWKDKDEFDKTRDTLAEMFIKNYKKYNDGEHEDYSPAGPIVGS, from the coding sequence ATGAAGTTAGTTGAGTTAGAAGCAATAGGTCTAAAAAATGTTGGTAATGTTTATCATAACCTAAGTTATGAAGAGTTAATTCAACATGAACTTGACAATAACGAATGTGCTCTTACCAAAAAAGGTGCAACAGCTGTTGACACAGGTATTTTCACTGGACGTAGCCCAAAAGATAAATATTTTGTAGATAGAGAGCCATCGAACAAACATATCGCTTGGGGTGATATAAATAAAAAAATTTCTTCTGAAATTTTTGATGAACTTTTAATAATAGCTCAAGAACAACTCTCAAATAAAGATATTTACGTAACTGATGTTTTTTGTGGAGCAAGTGCTGCTTCAAAAAGATCAGTTCGTTTTGTGTCTGAAATAGCATGGCAATCACACTTTGTTAAGAACATGTTTATTCGTCCTGAGCCGCCGGAACTTGAAGTTTTTAAGTCAGATTTTACTGTTTTAAACGCATGTAAAGCGGTAAATGACAAATGGAAAGAACATGGTATGAACTCTGAAGTATTCGTACTGTTTGATGTTGAGAGAAATATAGCCATCATTGGTGGCACATGGTACGGTGGTGAGATGAAAAAAGGTATTTTTTCAATGATGAACTACTGGTTACCATTAGAAAATAAACTTCCTATGCACTGTTCAGCAAATGTTGGAAAAGATGGTGATACTGCACTTTTCTTTGGTCTTAGCGGAACTGGAAAAACAACTTTATCTACTGACCCACATCGTGCATTGATTGGTGATGATGAACATGGTTGGGATAACTATGGTGTATTTAACTTTGAGGGTGGATGTTACGCAAAAGTAATTAACCTTGATGGAAATAGTGAACCAGAAATATATAATGCTATTAGAACAGACGCTCTTTTAGAAAATGTAGTAATGTATGGAGAGGGTGAGGTTGACTATGAAGATAGCTCAAAAACTGAAAACACTCGTGTTTCATACCCTATTGAGCACATAGAAAATCATGAACCGACTCTACATGCAGGACACCCTAAAAACATCATCTTTTTAACAGCCGATGCTTTTGGTGTTTTACCTCCTGTGTCAAAACTTACTAAAGAGCAAGCAATGTACTATTTCCTAAGCGGATATACTGCAAAAGTTGCTGGAACTGAACGTGGTATTACTGAGCCAGTTGCAACTTTCTCGGCTTGTTTTGGTGAGGCTTTTTTACCACTACACCCAACTGAATATGCAAAACTTTTAGGTAAGAAAATTGATGAGCATGGTTCAAATGTATATCTAGTTAACACTGGCTGGACGGGTGGAATTTATGGTGTTGGTCATAGAATGAGCATAAAAGACACTCGTGCTTGTATCAACGCAATTTTAGATGGAAGTATTCAAAATAGTGAGTTTGATACTACTAAAACATTTAGATTACATGTACCAAGAACGCTTGGAGGATTAAACCCAGAAATATTAAATCCTCGTAACGCTTGGAAAGACAAAGATGAGTTTGATAAAACAAGAGATACTTTAGCTGAGATGTTTATTAAAAATTATAAAAAATACAACGATGGAGAGCATGAAGATTACTCTCCAGCAGGACCAATAGTAGGAAGTTAA
- a CDS encoding DedA family protein — protein MEDTFSNLTTYGYIGLFLYSLGGGFVALIGAGVLSFMGKMDLTLSMSIAFVANSLGDFLLFYMARYQKSMMMDGLRKHRRKLALAHIMMKKNGSWIILIQKFVYGIKTLVPIAIGLTKYDFKKFAILNVASAAVWALVVGLGSYYSGSYLIKVAELIGDKPWIAPIILVVFGGALWLYMTQATKRKVK, from the coding sequence ATGGAAGATACATTTAGCAATTTAACAACTTATGGATATATAGGACTATTTTTATACTCGCTTGGCGGTGGCTTTGTAGCACTTATTGGTGCCGGTGTTTTGTCATTTATGGGGAAAATGGATTTAACTCTTTCAATGTCCATAGCTTTTGTGGCAAATTCTTTAGGTGATTTTTTACTTTTCTACATGGCTAGGTATCAGAAGAGTATGATGATGGATGGTCTTCGCAAGCATAGAAGAAAGCTGGCTCTTGCTCATATTATGATGAAAAAAAATGGTTCTTGGATAATACTTATTCAAAAGTTTGTATATGGGATAAAAACTCTTGTCCCTATTGCTATCGGTCTTACTAAATATGACTTCAAAAAATTTGCTATTTTAAATGTTGCAAGTGCTGCAGTATGGGCTTTAGTTGTTGGACTTGGGAGCTACTACTCAGGCAGCTATTTAATAAAAGTTGCAGAGTTAATTGGTGATAAACCTTGGATAGCACCAATCATACTTGTAGTTTTTGGTGGGGCTTTATGGCTCTATATGACTCAAGCCACAAAAAGAAAAGTTAAATAA
- the uvrB gene encoding excinuclease ABC subunit UvrB, with the protein MKNSINFKANTPYEPAGDQPTAIKELSGSILKGNRYQTLEGVTGSGKTYTMAKVIENVKMPTIIMTHNKTLAAQLYSEFRGFFPNAHVEYFVSYYDYYQPEAYIPRQDLFIEKDSAINDELERMRLSSTANLLSYDDVIVIASVSANYGLGDPEEYQNMVQVLEVGDEIPQKKLLLRLVEMGYSRNDSYFDTGHIRVNGESIDIYPPYFEQEAIRIEFFGDEIEAIYTFEIIDNKRLEEHKQVTIYATSQFSVSQEKMSVAIKRIEEELDERLAYFQKEGKLLEHQRLKQRVEFDLEMLQTTGMCKGVENYSRLLTNKKPGEAPFTLLDYFEVNHKDYLVIVDESHVSLPQYRGMYAGDRARKDVLVDYGFRLPSALDNRPLKADEYINKAPHYLFVSATPAQYELEMSSVIAKQIIRPTGLLDPIIEIKPSDNQVEDIHDEIKKITVKDERVLITVLTKKMAEALTKYLADLGIKVQYMHSDIDTIERNQIIRSLRLGEFDVLIGINLLREGLDLPEVSLVAILDADKEGFLRSETALVQTIGRGARNSNGRVILYANKITGSMQRAIDKTTARREIQEAHNKKHNITPTTTIRKLDANLKVEDHGAIYQKHKKMDKIPASERKAMVKELSLKMKEAARELNFEEAARLRDEITKIKKL; encoded by the coding sequence ATGAAAAACTCAATAAATTTTAAAGCAAATACTCCTTATGAACCAGCAGGTGATCAACCTACTGCTATAAAAGAGTTAAGTGGTTCTATTCTAAAAGGTAATCGTTACCAAACACTTGAAGGTGTAACAGGTAGCGGTAAAACGTACACTATGGCTAAGGTTATAGAGAATGTTAAGATGCCTACTATTATTATGACTCATAACAAAACTTTAGCGGCTCAGCTGTATAGTGAGTTTAGAGGTTTCTTCCCAAATGCACATGTAGAATATTTTGTATCATATTATGATTATTATCAGCCTGAGGCTTACATACCTCGTCAAGATTTATTCATAGAAAAAGATAGTGCTATCAATGATGAGCTTGAGCGCATGAGGCTATCTTCGACTGCAAACCTTCTGAGTTATGATGATGTTATAGTTATTGCTTCTGTATCGGCTAACTATGGTTTAGGAGACCCTGAGGAGTATCAAAATATGGTTCAGGTTTTAGAAGTGGGTGATGAGATTCCTCAAAAGAAACTTCTTCTTCGTTTGGTCGAGATGGGCTATAGTAGAAATGACAGCTATTTTGACACCGGACACATAAGAGTTAACGGAGAGAGCATAGATATATACCCTCCATATTTTGAGCAAGAAGCTATACGCATAGAATTTTTTGGTGATGAGATTGAAGCTATATACACTTTTGAGATTATAGATAACAAGAGACTAGAAGAGCATAAACAAGTCACTATCTATGCAACTTCACAATTTAGTGTAAGCCAAGAGAAGATGTCCGTAGCCATTAAACGGATAGAAGAAGAGCTTGATGAAAGACTTGCTTACTTTCAAAAAGAGGGAAAACTGCTTGAACACCAAAGACTAAAGCAGAGAGTTGAGTTTGATTTAGAGATGCTTCAAACAACAGGTATGTGTAAAGGGGTTGAGAACTACTCAAGACTTTTGACAAACAAAAAACCTGGGGAAGCTCCATTTACACTACTTGACTACTTTGAGGTCAATCACAAAGATTATTTAGTCATAGTCGATGAATCACATGTATCTCTTCCTCAGTATCGCGGGATGTACGCAGGTGATAGAGCCAGAAAAGATGTCTTGGTTGATTACGGTTTCAGACTTCCTAGTGCTTTAGATAACAGACCGCTAAAAGCAGATGAATATATAAATAAAGCTCCTCATTATCTTTTTGTTTCAGCTACACCCGCTCAGTATGAGCTAGAGATGTCAAGTGTTATTGCTAAGCAAATTATTCGCCCTACTGGATTACTTGACCCAATTATAGAGATAAAACCTTCTGATAATCAGGTTGAAGATATTCACGATGAAATTAAAAAAATAACAGTTAAAGATGAACGTGTTCTTATAACTGTTCTTACGAAAAAAATGGCTGAGGCGCTTACAAAGTATTTAGCAGATTTGGGAATAAAAGTTCAATATATGCACTCAGATATTGATACAATTGAGAGAAACCAAATCATACGATCACTTAGACTTGGAGAATTCGATGTACTAATAGGTATAAATCTTCTCAGGGAAGGTCTAGATTTGCCAGAAGTTTCTCTTGTGGCTATTTTAGATGCTGACAAAGAGGGGTTTTTGCGAAGCGAAACCGCTCTTGTGCAAACAATCGGTCGTGGTGCTAGAAACTCAAACGGCAGAGTTATTTTATATGCCAACAAAATCACTGGCTCTATGCAAAGGGCAATAGACAAAACAACAGCAAGAAGAGAGATTCAAGAGGCACATAATAAAAAGCATAATATAACTCCTACAACCACTATTCGTAAATTAGATGCAAACCTAAAAGTAGAAGATCATGGTGCTATTTATCAAAAACATAAAAAAATGGATAAAATACCGGCATCAGAAAGAAAAGCAATGGTTAAAGAACTCTCGCTTAAGATGAAAGAAGCTGCTCGTGAGTTAAACTTCGAAGAGGCAGCTCGTCTTCGTGATGAGATAACAAAAATTAAAAAACTTTAG
- a CDS encoding McrB family protein, with protein sequence MIPQNISREHIDKAINDIDRQGIDKQRDSSKYNLIYNGKTYPPKLVVSLANKYANGLELSSNDFSGGKEVNSFLENLGFIIKDKDDPVKVLLEEYKKRISTTHLKDEVYKWEIAKKYNHRPDINVSDFHKEIKSIKFGNLVYQMGVAVLGHLAEKKPEELREQFKQLFDESIELGVRVQTFNSDTLRVYRSLGETLQHHQDERSISTYLTFYDSSKYTYYKNSYYKKYCTLLGVKVAKTNQKYVHYLSLVDELISKYIINDTELIELVKSLIPEYYDGTNHNILAQDILYQMLDQNEDVDNEETTNYKELYIEWMKQQANSESSNKLGSYLKAIEILSDQLQYEIFETVDKDKLNFLYKDLLKDQKKENGKYYHKEAPSYGNGGYFSASIKSYVEFLDSLQSIDTFDKVKNKFDQNDFNTYIKYIKKIVDELNISRDDQRVVFGVGNDRLNFTIGQRYCFNLYASNDKGIYGVISRTKLLDESEPFNGSPPKPYYNYYKIFSPTGDEWLSIVSAMKSELDRTTQSGFKKYNNLNFENYIFKNMKSTGSDMHKLNTIIYGPPGTGKTYNTINKALEIIDGYIPDNREDAKLKFEQYQRDGQIEFITFHQSYGYEEFVEGIRADLNSDEIKYKLEEGIFQVIANRAKDNYLNSKKTAAELSKEVSLNQRIEDFINNAIEGQIEFEKTKGGKFFIKDVNDKKISIYANDSNYNENTLELNVDELYKILASSLEIKTSRQLAKEIFGINNQRQKDTYYFSIYKEFQKVKLDVVEEIESQEDEKKYVLVIDEINRGNISKIFGELITLIETSKRIGADEEVQLQLPYSKKMFGVPNNLYIIGTMNTADRSIALMDTALRRRFDFEEMMPQHNLDSISTNVENSGVNLQEILRVINSRVEYLYDRDHTIGHAYFIGIDTFKELDNVMRNKIIPLLQEYFYDDWEKIQIVLGDHVKQLAKLDSEQDKIHDYQFIQSEKLLEKNVLGFNHEDIEDDQIGYKISDTFTLKMYEKICK encoded by the coding sequence ATGATTCCACAAAATATATCAAGAGAGCACATAGATAAAGCAATTAACGATATTGATAGACAAGGTATTGATAAACAAAGAGATTCCTCAAAGTATAATTTAATTTACAACGGTAAAACTTATCCTCCTAAGCTTGTTGTATCACTTGCTAATAAGTATGCCAATGGATTAGAATTAAGTTCTAACGATTTTTCTGGAGGGAAAGAAGTGAATTCTTTTTTAGAAAATTTAGGTTTTATTATTAAAGATAAAGATGATCCAGTAAAAGTATTACTAGAAGAATATAAAAAAAGAATTTCCACTACTCACTTAAAAGATGAAGTCTATAAATGGGAAATTGCAAAAAAATATAATCATCGTCCTGATATTAATGTTTCTGACTTTCATAAAGAAATAAAAAGTATTAAATTTGGAAACTTGGTATATCAAATGGGTGTTGCAGTCCTTGGACATTTAGCAGAAAAAAAACCAGAAGAATTAAGAGAACAATTCAAGCAACTATTTGACGAAAGTATAGAATTAGGTGTTCGTGTGCAAACATTTAATAGTGATACACTAAGAGTATATCGTTCTTTAGGCGAGACGTTACAACATCATCAAGATGAACGATCGATATCTACATATTTAACATTTTACGATTCGAGTAAATATACTTATTATAAAAATTCTTATTATAAAAAATACTGTACTTTATTGGGTGTCAAGGTAGCTAAAACAAACCAAAAATATGTGCATTACTTATCTTTAGTAGATGAATTGATCAGTAAATATATAATTAATGATACCGAATTAATAGAGTTAGTTAAAAGCTTAATCCCAGAATACTATGATGGTACAAATCATAATATTTTAGCACAAGATATCTTATATCAAATGCTTGATCAAAATGAAGATGTGGATAACGAAGAAACTACCAATTATAAAGAGCTATATATTGAATGGATGAAGCAACAGGCTAATAGTGAAAGTAGTAATAAACTCGGATCATACCTTAAAGCCATAGAGATACTATCTGATCAACTTCAATATGAAATTTTTGAAACAGTTGATAAAGATAAGTTGAATTTCCTATACAAAGACTTATTAAAAGATCAAAAAAAAGAGAATGGTAAGTATTATCATAAAGAAGCACCATCATATGGAAATGGTGGTTATTTTTCAGCATCGATTAAATCATATGTTGAATTTTTAGATTCATTACAAAGTATAGATACTTTTGACAAAGTAAAAAATAAATTTGATCAAAATGATTTTAATACATATATAAAATATATAAAAAAGATTGTTGATGAATTAAACATTTCGCGCGATGATCAAAGAGTTGTATTTGGTGTGGGAAATGATCGTTTAAATTTTACTATTGGTCAAAGGTATTGTTTTAATCTGTATGCTTCAAATGATAAAGGGATATATGGTGTTATCTCAAGAACTAAACTACTCGATGAAAGTGAGCCATTTAATGGAAGTCCACCTAAGCCATATTATAATTACTACAAAATATTTTCACCTACTGGCGATGAATGGTTATCAATAGTATCAGCAATGAAAAGTGAATTAGATAGAACCACTCAATCTGGATTTAAAAAATACAATAATTTAAATTTTGAAAACTATATCTTTAAAAATATGAAATCTACAGGAAGTGATATGCATAAACTAAATACGATAATTTATGGACCTCCGGGAACAGGTAAAACATACAATACAATTAATAAAGCTCTTGAAATAATTGATGGATATATTCCAGATAATAGAGAAGATGCAAAATTAAAATTTGAGCAGTATCAGCGAGATGGTCAAATTGAATTTATAACCTTTCATCAGAGTTACGGATATGAAGAGTTTGTTGAAGGTATCAGAGCAGATTTAAATAGTGATGAGATTAAATACAAGCTTGAAGAGGGTATATTTCAAGTTATCGCTAATCGAGCAAAAGATAATTATTTGAATAGTAAAAAAACAGCAGCGGAACTATCAAAAGAAGTGTCACTTAATCAAAGAATTGAAGACTTTATAAATAATGCTATTGAAGGTCAAATTGAATTTGAAAAGACGAAAGGTGGAAAATTCTTTATCAAAGATGTGAATGATAAAAAGATTTCTATATATGCAAACGATTCAAATTATAACGAAAACACATTGGAGTTAAATGTAGATGAACTATATAAAATATTAGCTTCTTCTTTAGAGATAAAAACATCTAGACAATTAGCAAAAGAGATATTCGGAATTAACAATCAAAGACAAAAAGATACCTATTATTTTTCAATTTATAAAGAGTTTCAAAAAGTTAAGTTAGATGTTGTTGAAGAGATTGAAAGTCAAGAAGATGAGAAAAAATATGTACTAGTAATTGACGAAATTAATCGTGGAAATATTTCAAAGATTTTTGGAGAGTTAATCACACTTATTGAAACATCAAAACGAATAGGTGCTGATGAGGAAGTGCAGCTACAGCTGCCATATTCAAAGAAGATGTTTGGTGTACCAAACAACTTATATATAATCGGAACAATGAATACAGCTGATAGAAGTATTGCTTTAATGGATACAGCACTCAGAAGACGATTCGACTTTGAAGAGATGATGCCGCAACATAACCTAGATAGTATTAGTACGAATGTAGAGAATAGTGGTGTAAATCTTCAAGAGATACTTCGGGTAATTAACAGTCGAGTTGAGTACTTATATGATAGGGACCATACAATAGGGCATGCGTACTTCATAGGTATAGATACGTTCAAAGAACTTGACAATGTAATGAGAAATAAAATAATTCCATTACTCCAAGAGTATTTTTATGATGATTGGGAAAAAATACAGATTGTATTAGGGGATCATGTAAAACAGCTTGCCAAGTTAGATTCAGAACAAGACAAAATTCACGATTATCAATTCATACAAAGTGAAAAGCTTTTAGAGAAAAATGTTCTTGGATTTAATCATGAAGATATTGAAGATGATCAGATTGGTTATAAAATCAGTGATACATTCACTTTAAAAATGTATGAAAAGATATGTAAATAA
- a CDS encoding McrC family protein, producing MKILKAHITLSEYSYIFIGSEDIGNNKAVDKKTFDEVESFVLQNSDTVQYLKLGQNKLHKYLQAQNYVGVIQTKSGVTIEILPKIARNTDDAKSKNILIKMLKTLRKSPFKNFNTANLKASNLPLLEIFITMFLVELEKLIQKGIKSDYIDKEDNLSFLKGKLKIKEHMQKNLIHKEKFYVEYQEFIQDRVENRLIKTALEYLYKKSKANNNKKRIREFLFVFDDIKVSHNIKEDFKKIRLDRQMNDYALVLQWAKIFLYKNSFSPYKGKEVTFALLFDMNLLFEDYVGHMLKKNGLEVSLQDREHHLAYLDSNTGKFQLKPDIVVRHDAEVIIADTKWKLLSEDKTHQGVSQADMYQLYAYGTKYTSPKCENMYLIYPKNESELTEHQYHYQKDMGGLKLKVLFFDLENPEDEVFYEYFRR from the coding sequence ATGAAAATTTTAAAAGCACATATTACACTTAGTGAATATAGCTATATATTTATAGGCAGTGAAGATATTGGTAATAATAAGGCAGTGGATAAAAAGACCTTCGATGAAGTAGAATCATTTGTGCTGCAAAATAGTGATACGGTTCAATATTTAAAGTTAGGTCAAAATAAGTTACATAAATATCTACAAGCTCAAAACTATGTAGGTGTTATTCAAACTAAAAGTGGAGTAACAATAGAGATACTTCCAAAAATTGCTAGAAATACAGATGATGCTAAATCTAAAAATATTTTAATTAAGATGCTAAAGACTCTTAGAAAATCTCCTTTTAAAAATTTTAATACAGCGAACTTAAAAGCATCAAATTTACCATTACTCGAGATTTTCATTACTATGTTTTTAGTCGAACTAGAAAAGCTTATTCAAAAAGGTATCAAGTCTGATTATATTGATAAAGAAGATAACTTAAGCTTTTTGAAGGGTAAGTTAAAAATTAAAGAACATATGCAAAAAAACCTTATTCATAAAGAAAAATTCTATGTTGAGTATCAAGAGTTCATTCAAGATAGAGTAGAAAATAGACTGATTAAAACAGCACTAGAATATTTATATAAAAAGTCAAAAGCTAACAATAATAAGAAAAGAATTCGAGAATTTTTATTTGTATTTGATGATATCAAAGTGTCTCACAACATAAAAGAAGACTTTAAAAAAATAAGACTTGATAGACAGATGAATGATTATGCACTTGTCTTGCAATGGGCTAAAATATTTTTATATAAAAATTCATTTTCTCCATATAAGGGTAAGGAAGTTACTTTTGCATTACTTTTTGATATGAACTTGCTTTTTGAAGATTATGTAGGGCATATGTTAAAGAAAAATGGTTTAGAAGTTTCACTGCAAGATAGAGAACACCATTTAGCTTATTTAGACTCAAACACTGGAAAGTTTCAATTAAAACCTGACATCGTAGTTAGACATGATGCGGAAGTGATTATTGCTGATACTAAGTGGAAACTACTCAGCGAAGATAAAACTCATCAAGGAGTAAGTCAGGCAGATATGTATCAGTTGTATGCATATGGCACAAAATATACAAGTCCTAAGTGTGAAAATATGTATTTGATTTATCCGAAAAATGAGAGTGAACTTACGGAGCATCAATATCATTATCAAAAAGATATGGGTGGATTAAAATTAAAAGTTTTATTTTTTGATTTAGAGAATCCAGAGGATGAAGTGTTTTATGAATATTTTAGAAGATAA
- a CDS encoding tyrosine-type recombinase/integrase, protein MKTQYIKSKKYTGISHRITNLDTIYYCSYKTKKGNYSRFKCGYKSAGYSEKLAYEFMQSEKQKILNDIDTHSSVKKTFTLKDAGDLYFKYLELKQTSDYRNSHLKFQNHLLNFFGAKTDLKDISNTQIHEYKIYKLQTHAPATTAMHISILSSIYNFIKREYLPNLINNARGIESTIHVDNARERYLTLDEIRNLIFVLEDNTYDNKPAIAKLLLYFVKFALSTGARASSILNIKRSNIDLKTQTVQIFDTKNKSWYTAYLNSKIFLSEDYIFIDTFLQSHYIFWNKGRKLTHRIVGYHMRPIYNEMFNEGLDIDDAKHRVCNHTLRHTFASHLAINQVPLFEIKKLMNHMDVNMTLRYMKLSEANKVSAVEGIY, encoded by the coding sequence TTGAAAACACAATACATCAAAAGTAAAAAGTACACAGGCATCAGCCATCGAATAACAAACCTCGACACCATCTACTACTGCTCATACAAAACCAAAAAAGGAAACTACTCTCGTTTCAAGTGCGGTTATAAATCAGCTGGATATAGTGAGAAATTGGCATATGAATTTATGCAGAGTGAAAAGCAGAAGATACTCAATGATATAGATACCCATAGTTCTGTTAAAAAAACATTCACATTAAAAGATGCTGGTGACTTATATTTTAAATATTTAGAATTGAAGCAAACTAGCGATTATCGAAACTCCCATCTAAAATTTCAAAACCATCTTCTTAATTTTTTTGGAGCTAAAACAGATTTAAAAGATATTAGTAACACTCAGATACATGAGTATAAAATTTACAAACTACAGACTCATGCACCAGCTACTACAGCTATGCATATTAGTATATTATCCAGCATTTACAACTTCATAAAAAGAGAGTATCTACCAAATCTTATAAATAATGCTAGAGGTATAGAAAGTACAATTCATGTAGATAATGCTCGCGAAAGGTATCTAACTTTAGATGAAATTCGCAATTTAATTTTTGTACTAGAAGATAATACTTATGATAATAAACCTGCGATAGCCAAGCTTTTACTTTACTTTGTGAAGTTCGCTCTTAGCACAGGAGCTAGAGCTAGCTCTATACTCAATATAAAACGCTCAAATATCGATTTAAAGACTCAAACAGTACAAATCTTCGATACTAAGAATAAAAGCTGGTATACGGCTTATTTAAACTCTAAAATATTTTTGTCTGAAGATTATATTTTTATAGACACATTTCTACAAAGCCATTACATCTTTTGGAACAAGGGAAGAAAATTAACACATCGTATCGTTGGTTATCACATGCGACCGATTTATAACGAAATGTTTAATGAGGGATTAGATATTGATGATGCAAAACATAGAGTTTGCAATCACACCCTTCGCCACACTTTCGCTTCTCATTTAGCTATAAATCAAGTACCACTGTTTGAAATAAAAAAACTGATGAATCATATGGACGTTAATATGACCCTTCGCTATATGAAACTAAGTGAGGCGAATAAAGTATCAGCTGTAGAAGGAATATACTAA
- a CDS encoding DUF2958 domain-containing protein — protein sequence MLITKELEKMIPKLYATEDIKLENKIVYAKFFTPDANWTWWVLEYDKEDRIMFCYVQGMNDELGNVSLDELESVRGPLGLKVERDLYFKQTRYGDIKELN from the coding sequence ATGTTAATAACAAAAGAGTTAGAAAAGATGATTCCGAAGCTATATGCAACGGAAGATATAAAATTAGAAAATAAAATAGTTTATGCAAAATTCTTTACCCCAGATGCCAATTGGACATGGTGGGTATTAGAATACGATAAAGAGGACAGAATAATGTTTTGCTATGTTCAAGGCATGAATGATGAGCTAGGTAATGTAAGTCTAGATGAGTTAGAAAGTGTAAGAGGTCCATTAGGACTTAAAGTTGAAAGAGATTTATATTTCAAACAAACGCGATATGGAGATATAAAAGAGTTGAATTGA
- a CDS encoding tyrosine-type recombinase/integrase, translated as MKIQRIKKSITEKEYKKLMAYARGDEDIKEFNQKRFFKIFSLLYYSGLRVNEITQIKYSHVDDIIQNGETVVISHKTKMERVLYFSESAIKEIKKYFTYAENELDNFCITSWGNPKKTFHEISLIQLVNKYMKQILGTGFTSHSFRQGLITEMGSRSVNPRIIQSFIGHKNINTTLGYIRPTEDDIKNSLVR; from the coding sequence ATGAAAATTCAGAGAATTAAAAAGAGCATAACAGAGAAAGAGTATAAAAAGTTGATGGCTTATGCAAGAGGCGATGAAGATATTAAAGAGTTCAATCAAAAACGCTTTTTTAAAATATTTTCATTACTTTACTATTCTGGTTTACGTGTAAATGAAATTACGCAGATTAAGTACAGCCATGTAGATGACATCATTCAAAATGGTGAAACAGTTGTAATATCTCATAAAACTAAAATGGAACGCGTTTTATATTTTTCAGAGAGTGCAATTAAAGAAATAAAGAAATATTTTACTTACGCTGAAAATGAACTTGATAACTTTTGTATCACATCATGGGGAAATCCAAAAAAGACTTTTCATGAGATTAGTTTAATTCAACTCGTAAATAAATATATGAAGCAAATCTTGGGAACTGGTTTCACATCTCACTCATTTCGACAAGGGCTTATAACTGAAATGGGTTCTCGAAGTGTAAATCCTCGTATCATCCAAAGTTTCATTGGGCATAAAAACATAAATACAACTTTAGGGTACATTCGCCCCACAGAGGACGATATAAAGAATTCACTTGTAAGATAA